In Patescibacteria group bacterium, the genomic window GAAGCATAAAAGCATAAAAGCGCGAGAACATGAAAACACGAGAACATTAAAGCACTAGAGCACCAGAACATTAAAGCATTAAAACAAATTTGCTTTCTTGCTTTCTTGCTTTCTTGCTTTCATGTTTTAATGTTTTAATGAATCACCCATGATGCTGGATAATTTTATCAACCGACGCAGTAATCGCGTTAGTCTTTGGCTCTATATCATTGGGCTGGTTTTTGGCGTCTGGGGACTTTGGAATCATAATTCCGTAGCCATTCTTTTGGCTCTTATCCTGGCGGGCCTAAGCCACATTCTTTTAAAACGAGCTCAAAAAAAACAAGGCTTAAACAAATCAAACTATTCAAGCGGCACTCAAAAATCAAGAGGATCTCGACTGGCTGGCAATGGCGCCGAAGCCCTGGTCTCCAGGCCCAAGATTGCTGAACCTTTGTCTTCAACAGGAGAGGATTTATCCGCCCCGGTTGAAACCGGGGAGGCGGAGCCGGAGATTTATGATTTTGAAGAAGAACTAAAACGCGCTCCCGAGAAAATCAACATTAAGGTTAACCAATAAAAAACATGGAACTTATTATTGCCGCAGATTATGACGAGCTGAGTCTGCCTTCGCTCTAATAAATCAGAGCTTCGGCAGATAAACAGCAAAAAATTTATTAAAGTTTAAAAAAATTATGAAAGTAATTATCTGCGAAGATTATATGAAGATGAGCAAAAAGGCGGCCGAGGTTTTTACGGGCCAAATAAAGGAAAAACCTGATTCTGTCCTGGGTTTTGCAACCGGCTCAACGCCAGCTGGCCTGTATCAAGAACTAATCAAAGCTTGCGAGCGAGGAGAGGTGGATTTTAGCCAAATCACCTCTTTTAATTTAGATGAGTATTATAAAATAAGCCCTGACAACGAACAAAGTTATCATTATTTTATGCGAGAGCAGTTGTTTGATCATATTAATATTAAATCCAAGAATATCCATATGCCCTCAATAATGATGGGAGCAAGGGCTCCCATCCAGCCACAGGGTGGAGCTGGAGCCCTTGCTCCGACTCAAGCTCCAGTCCCGGACGGCGAAACAAAAGATATTAAACAATTTTGCACTGATTACGAGGAAGCGATTATCCAGGCCGGGGGTATTGATTTGCAAGTGCTCGGCATTGGTAAAAATGGCCACATTGCTTTTAATGAGCCGGGCAGTTCATCCAACTCGCGGACTCGATTAGTAGATTTAACCCAAGACACCATTAACGCTAACTCTCGTTTCTTTGACAAGATAGACGAAGTCCCGAAGCAAGCCATCACCATGGGCTTAGCCACGATTATGGAATGCAAAAAAATTATAATGCTCGCTAACGGTTCAAGCAAGGCCGAGGCAATGGTTAAAGCGCTGGAAGGATCGGTGACTGAAGAAGTGCCAGCCTCAATCTTACAAAAACATTCGGAGGTGATATTTATTATGGATAAAGAAGCAGGGGGATTGTTGTCGTAGTAACTTGTTGTAACTTATGGTAATTCAATGGTGTTACAACCGCATTACAATTGTATTACGCGAGGTTGAGCGAAGCGAAAACGAGCAAATTACTACGAGTTACAATGACCAAGAAAACTAACAAGCTGTTGACCAAACTGAATTTTTATTTTTAATTCATTTTTGTGCAGATAATTCTCTTTGAAGACAAGGAAATAAAAAACCTTTATCCGATTACCTTAACTCGGCCGGGTTTTGATATTACTTGCGGCGGAACCAATCTGTATAATTTGGCAAAAAAATATTTTAAAGCCAGTCCAATTTCTTTCATTGTCCGCGATTATATAAAACAAACAGCCGAACAAAAGTATGACAACCCCAAGTTAAGAGGCCAAGAATTTTTATTGATTAATGCCAGCCTAGAGCCAAGTATTGATAATGTGAGAGAGATTAAGAAGAAAACCATAAAGCCGGGAGTGGTATTAGAAAATGGAGATAGAGTTGTTGCGGCGCGTTTAGAAATTAAGAAAACAAGAAAACAAGTTTTGGAATTAGGGAAGGTTCAGAAAACAAAAGTGAAATTATTTGCCTATCCCTGGGATATCATTGTCTCTAATAAAAAAATACTGCCCGACAATATCCAATATCTAGCCCCAAAATTAAAAGAGGGTTTATATATCGGCAAAAATGTTGATGTCAGTAAAAACGTTGTCCTTGATACGGAAAATGGTCCGATTTATATTGGCGATAACACGAAAATCTTCCCTTTTGTTCGTATTGAAGGTCCAGTATACATTGGCAGCAACTGTAAAATTAAAACCTTTGCTGATATCAAAGATGGAACAACTATTGCCGACAACTGTAAAGTTGGCGGTGAAGTAGAAGCTTCTGTTATCGAATCATACTCCAACAAACAACATGCGGGGTTCTTAGGGCATGCTTATGTGGGATCGTGGGTTAATATCGGCGCGGGCACTGCAAATTCTGATTTGAAAAATACTTATGGCACTATCAAAATGGAAATTGATGGTCAAAAAATTGATACGGGCTTACAGTTCTTGGGTTGTGTTATCGGGGACCATTCCAAAACCGGCATTAACACTTCTATTCTCACTGGTAAGACAATGGACGTGAATTGCAATGTCATTGGCCTGGTGGCCGACAATATGCCGTCGTTCACAAATCTAACGCCAAAAGGGGCAACAGAATATTATTTAGAACAAGCGATAAAAGTTCAAAAAAGAATGTTTGAGCGGAGGGATATTCAACAAACTGCTGCTGACAAAAAATTGTTGGCTGATGTATTCAAAACGACAGCTCGGGAGAGAAAAGTTATGAAGGTTAAAAAAGGAGACGTGAAAGTGTAGCGGAGCAATTACATTTTTATTGATAGAAGGCGGGCAAACGTCTGCCCGCCTTCAGGAAGAAATTATTTTGTGTTGTTGTTTGTAAAGTTTAACCGTATTAGCCAACAACATAGCCACCGTAACCGGCCCGACTCCGCCAGGCACTGGCGAAATCCACTTAGCTTTTTTGCCGCAGGAAGTAAAATCAACATCGCCCCAAACTGCTCGCTTCAGCCGCGAGCCAATATTTTTAATAAAATTGCAGCCAACATCAATAATAATAACTTCTTTTTTAATCATATTGGCTTTTAAAAATTTTGGTTTGCCAATGGCAATAATGATAACGTCAGCCTCCTTGGTCTTTTCGGAAAAATTTTTGTCTTGAGGCGATACCCACTCACATGTTTTGACCCGTCTGCCTTTAACAAACAGATGATTAAACGGCTCGGCAAAAATTTGACTATTGGAAACTATCAAAACATTTTTATCGCTTATATCCTCCCTTGTCGCCCGAATCAATTTAATAATCCCCTCGCATAATCCCGGTATAATATAAGGCCGGCCATTTTTTAAAAGTTTGATATTTTCGGGGTGAAAACCATCAGCATCTTTTCGGGGGTCTAAAGCCTTGATAATTTTATCTTCGTCCAAATGCTTGGGCAAGGGAAGCTGAACAATAATGCCATTTATTTCTTTGTCTTGATTTAAAAAATCCAGACACTCTAAAACTTGCTTTTCCAAAGCATCCTTGGGCAGCTCGTATAAATAAAACTCAATACCGCATTTTAAGCAGGCTTTTTGTTTAAGCTTAACGTAAACTTTTGAGGCCTTGCTATCGCCGACCAAAATAACTGCCAGTGATGGAGTTAATTTTTTTTTCACAATCTCTTGACGAATTTCATGAAAAATTTTGTCGGCTAAAAACCGACCGTTAATAATTTGTGAATTAAATTTAGGCATTGTCTGTAATTTAACCTCTTTTCAATTCTACTATTTTTTAAAAATATTGTCCAAGGTTTTATGATTGCGCTTTTCTTCCCTGTAGTATTGAACAGAGCAAAAAGGCCTTAAATCGGACTTTTCAACATAGCCAAAAGCGAAGAGACCTGCTATAATAAATAAAAGCGGGTTTTTTAGTTTTAAAATTTGAAGCAAGATGGCAAAAGTAGAAAAATTAGGCGTGATATTGCGGCCGACAAAGCGCGCTTTTGAAAGCAGGTGCGTTTTGAATCCGGCAACCTATCGGGAAGGTAACTATGTCCATTTATTTTATCGGGCAGTTAACAATAAACATCAGTCTGCTATCGGTTATGCCAAGCTCGAGGGTCCGCTTAAGGTGATAGAGCGCAAAGAAACGCCGATTATCAAAAGAGAGTTTGAATATGAATCAACAGGCGTGGAAGACCCCAGGATTGTAAAATTGGGAAAAACTTTTTATATGACTTACGTTGCCCATGACGGTAAAAACGCTATCACAGCGCTTGCCACCAGCAAAGATCTATCAAACTTTGAAAAAAAAGGAATTATTACGCCAAGAATTTCTTATGACAAGGCCGAGGATTTATTTCGGACATCAAAATTAAAAGATAAATATTTCTTTTTCGAGGCTTATTATAAGGACAGAATGGCTTATGATGTTTTGCTCTGGGATAAAGATGTTTTTTTGTTCCCCCAAAAAATAAAAAGCAAATATGCTTTGATTAATCGGATTCTCCCTGACATCCAGATAGTTTATTTTAAGGAATTTAAGGAATTAGCCAGCGATTTGTTCTGGCGGAAATATTTGAGGCAACTTTCTAAATATGTGGTTTTGGAGAACAGGCACTGGTACGAATCAAGGAATATCGGCGGCGGCTGCCCGCCGATTAAGACCAGGGCTGGCTGGCTTTTGATTTATCACGCGGTTGAAGAGCTAAATAAAATCAAAAGATACCACGCGGGAGCGGCTTTGCTTGATTTTAAAAATCCGCAGAAAGTGATTGGCCGCTTGCGCGATCCGCTTTTTTCTCCGGAAGAATCTTGGGAGAGGCAAGGAGAGACAAGCAATGTAGTTTTTCCAACCGGCACTGCTATTTTTGGCAACGACCTTTATATATATTACGGAGCCGCTGATATAAGAATTGCTGTGGCAAGGGTCAATCTTAAGGAACTGCTTAAAGAATTAATCCATGCAAAAGAAGAATCATAAAAAATTCAAACTATTCGCCTCGGATCTTCTTAAGAGCGAGGGGCGGCAATTAAAGAAACAAGAAGCGGCTGGCAAGAGTTCCACAGTTTTATATTTGGCTACTTATCCCCCGAGAGAATGCGGCATTGCCACTTTTACCCGCGACTTAACTAGCGCTATGGACAGGAAATTCAGTCCGGCGCTCGAGGCAAAGATTTTGGCTATTAACGATAATGGCTCAAGCATTTATAATTACAGCAAAAAAGTCCAGTTTCAAATTAAC contains:
- a CDS encoding glucosamine-6-phosphate deaminase encodes the protein MKVIICEDYMKMSKKAAEVFTGQIKEKPDSVLGFATGSTPAGLYQELIKACERGEVDFSQITSFNLDEYYKISPDNEQSYHYFMREQLFDHINIKSKNIHMPSIMMGARAPIQPQGGAGALAPTQAPVPDGETKDIKQFCTDYEEAIIQAGGIDLQVLGIGKNGHIAFNEPGSSSNSRTRLVDLTQDTINANSRFFDKIDEVPKQAITMGLATIMECKKIIMLANGSSKAEAMVKALEGSVTEEVPASILQKHSEVIFIMDKEAGGLLS
- a CDS encoding bifunctional 5,10-methylene-tetrahydrofolate dehydrogenase/5,10-methylene-tetrahydrofolate cyclohydrolase (catalyzes the formation of 5,10-methenyltetrahydrofolate from 5,10-methylenetetrahydrofolate and subsequent formation of 10-formyltetrahydrofolate from 5,10-methenyltetrahydrofolate); translation: MPKFNSQIINGRFLADKIFHEIRQEIVKKKLTPSLAVILVGDSKASKVYVKLKQKACLKCGIEFYLYELPKDALEKQVLECLDFLNQDKEINGIIVQLPLPKHLDEDKIIKALDPRKDADGFHPENIKLLKNGRPYIIPGLCEGIIKLIRATREDISDKNVLIVSNSQIFAEPFNHLFVKGRRVKTCEWVSPQDKNFSEKTKEADVIIIAIGKPKFLKANMIKKEVIIIDVGCNFIKNIGSRLKRAVWGDVDFTSCGKKAKWISPVPGGVGPVTVAMLLANTVKLYKQQHKIISS
- a CDS encoding pesticidal protein Cry7Aa; this translates as MAKVEKLGVILRPTKRAFESRCVLNPATYREGNYVHLFYRAVNNKHQSAIGYAKLEGPLKVIERKETPIIKREFEYESTGVEDPRIVKLGKTFYMTYVAHDGKNAITALATSKDLSNFEKKGIITPRISYDKAEDLFRTSKLKDKYFFFEAYYKDRMAYDVLLWDKDVFLFPQKIKSKYALINRILPDIQIVYFKEFKELASDLFWRKYLRQLSKYVVLENRHWYESRNIGGGCPPIKTRAGWLLIYHAVEELNKIKRYHAGAALLDFKNPQKVIGRLRDPLFSPEESWERQGETSNVVFPTGTAIFGNDLYIYYGAADIRIAVARVNLKELLKELIHAKEES